Within the Silurus meridionalis isolate SWU-2019-XX chromosome 2, ASM1480568v1, whole genome shotgun sequence genome, the region ATGAAAGATGGCATGATCACTCTAAAAAAAACTTCCATTTTCCCTTATAGCTCCTCAAATTTCCAGTTTTTAcatccaaatttttttttcgtgggaataaaaaatgtcatataaaatgtgagaaaatctctctttgttttttttcctgttatgtatatataaatgtatgggTATTAAAAGAGGAGAGCCTTAAAGAAGGAACAAAAAAGTGCTTAAATGCATTGTTAAGGACTCCATTTGAACCAGCGCAGAGACACATTACTCACACACAGGGTGAGCGCAGATGCACGCAGCTTGAGTGGTGCTTCACACATCTCATACAAGAGCAGTACAATGGCAGTAGTTGGACCTGGCGCACACCGACTCAGAATGGCTAGCCAACAAGTTACAGGAACAgaacagacaaaacaaagaaaacacctagaaaaaaagaaggagttCTGTCTCAGTTACTCTGCCCAGCGCTGTCTGTTGCCCCCTGTATCCTGGCAGGAGGCAAAGCATCATCTGGCCCCACGGAATTGGACTGCGGATGCACCGCTCACATGTGCAGTATCTCCATGCTGTAGTCCTCAGTCTCTGTGTACTGTGAAGAGTTTGTGTCTGATTGTGCTGGCCCAAAACCCTCCTTGTTTTCCAAATTTGGCTCCATAAGTAAAGGTTTTtcgaaaatattttttttataggtcTCTGGTCGGTTTTGCACATATATGACTCTGTTGTAGGCCTTaagtctcctccacagctggataTAGACTTTGCATTGCACGTACATGAAAACCAGTCCGCCAGTGAAACCGATAGCCACCACCACAAGCTTTGTCCAAAAAGGCCACTCCAGAATCCCTGCAGAAAACAGTAAACGATCTTGTGAAAAAGGCCAGGTTTAATGTCGTGTTAATAAATGAACCAAAAGAATTACATTACAATAGATTTTTGGAAGAAAAGATCAAATCATATTAAAAAGAGACATTCATTCCAGGACCAGCAATATGCTCtcaaaaacacaatgacaagTGCTAAAAAACACCACATCATTTCTGTGCACATGTATACAGTATGATTGTGGAGTGTTAAACATTCTCTAAATGTCAAATCGGTCACTGTGGTTACAGGGTGGATACCAGAGGAGCTATGACACTGGAATCGCAGACAAGATGCTCCTGAAAGGAATCCCGATTTTCCACATATAGCATTCGAACTCATCTTGAGAGTGATCGTgaattttaaagtgttttaaaattCTAGAAAAAGCAACGGAGGCATACCTCTCTATTATAATGTTTCTAATAATGTTCTAATGCAATCTTTCCAGTGGCAGTCGATTCCTTTCAAAGTATCGAATGGTCTGTCAGATGTGGTGGAGGTTGTTTCAACAAATTACCAATGCAATAAAAGGTTTATATCTTTATAGAGCCTTTGACAGgcaaatataattaaatcaataattttTCACATTCATTTGAAGCAAATCACTTTTCTATTTGCAGTAATCACTAATAAGATTGGGAGGGGACTGGATGGTACTGTGGTGAATCATAATTGTCTACTGCGAGCTAGAACACAAGGTACTCCTGAACATGGAATATAATACTGTACTGCTTTGGGAGGCTCCGTAAGTTAGACCAGGGTGCAGCTTTAGTGTTCCTGACATGGTGAGCAGGAATAGAGTAAGGAGACAGGGGGTTAGTCCTGAACATATGCAGATCTCCCAAGAGAGACTGTGCTATACGCTgctctttaattattttacgTCATGCcaagatttttttgttatttgaaaTGCACACAGCTGCTGTTCATGGGATTGGATTGGAGTTTACTGATCAGGTGTTAACATCACTATTACTACTTTTGTCACCTTAAGCTGCATGTTGCTGattctacagtatatattcaTGTATCAAAAATCCATTTTTACCATCATATTTGAAACACATGGTGCACATGAGGTGCATAATATCTCAATTTTACCAACCAATTAGCATTTAGGGCTCAAAATGATGGGTGAATCTCTAGCAGGCAGAGAGTTGAAGGGAGAGGGTAGAGAAGAGGGACGAGAGACTCAGACATTTGAGCAGAAAGGAGGGTGAATCAGATATTCaggcagagaaaaagaaaacaaacatctgAGCAGAAAATAGAAGGAATAAATTGAAAATATAGATATGTAAGAACCAGAGTCAGAGAAAAGACAAATCAGATGTTAAAGGCAGAAAGCATTTACCTGGTATTCTCCTGGCTGCGTGGTTAAAAAGAGTTTATTACTATTTCACTACAGGTGGAAGCAGGAGGCATGAGAAATTGGGAAGGGTACTGTATTCTAAAGCCACTTACATTATATTCATCCATATTTATCAAAGACACAGGCTACATAGCCACACATTGAAGATGATAATAGATATTCATTTGTCAGGTATAAATGAGAATCATGAACTAGTCTAATTTCAGAACAAGACAGATGTTCATACATTGCTAAGAATCATCAACACTTCACACTGTTGATTTTCTTTTCAGTAACACTTCAATGGGAGCAAAATAACCCTACAGGAAAATCTCCACATAGAGCAGAACAATGGGATGTTGGTGAGGTAGGTtagggaggggagagagagctGGTAGAGGCAGCTGACCTTGTTTGATCTCCTCTGCAGTGCGGTCGATCAGGACGTACAGTGACCAGACCACGCAAGTAATGGCAATGACATGAAAAGTGACAGAGCACATGATCTTCCTCCTCTCACTGGCTGTCATCTGCAGCTTCTCCCACTGTAGACACAGAGATGGAGGCAACAGTTTATACTGGGCTCTTTAAACACCTGAACTTTTTTCCTCTGACATGTGTACAATAACAACAGATGGTATTTACCCCCTTATTGATGGCATAACAAATGGGGTTTACATCAGAACCCATTCCGTCTGCCTCGCTGGCTTCGCTGTATTGCATtacagattacacacacactcacgcacttACTGCATTCAGCTTACAGACTTGGCCTTTCCACTGTAACCtgacaataaatatttgatgtaGCTTTCTGCATGATCTTACAGCATCAGTTCCATGGTCTGTGTTTCAACAAAGTGTCAATAAAGTCTAAATATCAAAACCAATATTATACTAAATACTTAATTATTAAACTTATGTTTCTTACAATTTGTTCAATGTATCCAGTTATAATTCCCTGCATCaattaactttttaatttttttaagtttatgtCAAACAGCTAAACCATtctatttgtaaatgtttttttgctccaacaaaacaaaacactgagtCACTAACAGACAGAAATCATCAAGGACAGCGCTGTGATGTTGCTAAAAGCCTCTGCTTTAAGTGACTAGTGACAGATTGTGTTGAGAATAAAGACTACTCGGCTCTCTAGATGGGATGCTTTCACTAAACTCCACAAAATTATCAACACTTCTGCCTTCAATAATGGACCCCTCGGTGTTTGTAAACAAAAAAGCCaagcaagaaaagaaaagaaaaaaaaaaaaacgacggAGGAGTGTAGATACAACATAAAGCGACTTGTTATAATCTGACCAAAGAATCcactttaaataaatctgatttAGGAATTAGAATAACATGATGTAAAATGTTACACATAATTGTTATACATTAGCACTAACTGCCACCATGTGGCTAATAAAACACCAAGTTATTTAACACTAGAGAATCCTTATGGCTTGAGATCCAGTCAGTAGCTAAATGATGCAAAATATTCAGACATACAATACATCAAGATCTCATACACACTGAAGACATACAGGTCTTGTGATGCATGaaactttttctgtttgtgGGAACGTTCAAGCCATAATTTTTTATGATAAATTTACCTAGCTAAACCTGTTCATTATAGACAACTTTTAGATTTATAGTTTCTTCATGTTTACATCAGCTATGTTTGTTAAAGTAAAATTAATTAGATGAACCAACAAGCTAAAGTTGATAAATTCTCAGTTAGCCTGCCAGCTTTAATGATATGAGATGGAATTGGTGCTGCCAATAATTTTTCTGTTAGATTATAAAGGTGTACAATTTACTATTATGtgttaaaaactaaataaatgtgtttatgaaaACCTACAATTCTGGCACTCAACaacaaataattcaataaaaatcaCCATAAAATGATCACACATTAACtatgaaatattaaatcactATAGCATCTTGTTTTTGCAACCAGGAGGCATGGATAACACCAAAGTGAAGTTttttactcacacactacacaatgaAATTACCCTTGTTAttctttactattatttatgtgaaaaaaattacatatactatttactatatatatatatatatatatatatatatatatatatatatatatatatatatatatatatatatatatatacacacacacacacacacaaacgcacacagtATGTGCAAGTTGTCTATACACTGCTCCTCCTAAACTgtatgaaaatgtttaatatgtaCTGGGATATTGCTTTGTGCTTAGTATGTACTACTGCTAGAACTAAAGCTGCATTTATTAAGCTCTGAAAATCAGAACCACTGATTGCAGGATATCGACGCTCTGCATTTGGATTAGATGGATTAGAAAGACAGCACATGGACGAGAATGGCGTCACTGTGAACAAGGCCAGTGTTTCCAGCTGGTATTGTGACCATACTGCTATCTTGCATAACTCACAGACATCTGACCTTGATGTGTTATAAAAGCTGAAAGCCTACAGTGATACAAAGCCGTCCTGACTGACGGATGGTCTGGATGTGATGCAGAACACAGGAAATGTATTTAGAGGTAATCAGTAGCAAAATTGATTCTCGATTCCTGCTTTCATTTAGTTGCTTATGCTAATAAACACTAAGCGTTAAATGATTACAGGCCTTGTAGAATGAAGACACACTTAAGCCTGTTTTGGCAGAATGCGGTCTTCTGATCTTAAGAGTGTATGGGAGAAATTAACCTttatgaatgaaaaagaaatggaatTACTAGTCAATTAAAATAGTACTGGTGCATTTTCAATGTTCTTTGAAATGAACATGgctaatgctgtgtgtgtgtgtgtgtgtgtgtgtgtgtgtgtgtgtgtgtgtgtgtgcgcgtgtaccTTGCGCAACGGCTTTAGTTTGGTCTCCATGATGAACTCGAACTTGCAGAGCTCACAGCAACGGGTGTCAGAGCTTTTGATCCACTGCTGCAGACAGGCCTGGTGCACAAAGCGCAGGCTGCCTGTGCAGTGGCATGGCGTGATCAGTGGACTGTCCTCATCACCCTCGCAGTGACAGATCCTGTACGACAAACAGAGGAGAGAGGTTCACACTTGCATCGAGAGCTTACAACACTTATAACATGCACACAAGGCTTGCACCGCAGCTACAGCGTACAAAGTTTTGCCCCGAAGTTCAGCTGCATCAAtgctctgataaaaaaaaaattaaaaaatgctgtGGAAGCATTCTGTCTCGAACTATCTGCACTGAAGCTCATCTGACATGTGATGCGGGCTGTCTCTGAGATTTTACATATCTGCTTTCTCTACAGACACTGTAAGCTGATCCAAATAAATGACAGCACTGACACTACATCAAAGCTTAAAACCTTCTACAAGGTCTGCAAGCATTATATGAATTCAGAAATATGAAGATTATTAAGTGGgaacgtaaacacacacacacacacacacacacacacacacacacacactcacacactcacacactcacacactcacacactcacacacagaggcaGATGCTTGCTTTTACAGACTTGTGTTCAGCCAATTCCTTCCCTGCACCTTCACCTACAATATAGAAGCTGTGATATTTTAGAAACTGAACCAATTAAACGATCATGTGGATGTACATGTGTAAGTTTCCACACACACGTACGTGTTCATCAGTTTGCCTTTAGGTAAATTTAGCAAACATGCAACCTACCGTCCATTCAGTTTTTCTAAAACACTAATCTCATGATGTAGGATCAATTTGATAGACACAAGATCTTCAGAAGTGCATGTAAATCAAACCAAAGATCCCTTACAGCAGCTTTAAACATTTGGATGGGTAATTTGGAGATTTAATGTAagatctgtttatttaaaaactaaaaacttaAATAAGACAGAAAGCAGGGGTCTGATcaaaagcaaagaaatctgTTGTGAGCCCACTGTAGTCCACCAGCTAAGAAACAAATAGACAGATGTAAGCACTGCCATTATTTATTAGGTTACAAAACTCATCTGACAATGCTGGCAACTGTGCCCCTGTGCTGCTGAGAAATCGAGCAGTTCAAGGTGACTCTGGAAGCAGTTCACATCAAACTGAAGCAGTTCAAACATTCCTGAAGCTCTTGGAGTGACGTCGCTTGAAAAGgattttcttctgttcttttaAAAGTTGCTGTGAAATACAATAACTGTGGAAGGTTTTTAATCTCCTAGAACATTGAAGGAGTTACAGAGCCGGGCGAACACTTCTGATTATAGGTTTATAAGAGCAGCCTTCAGTACAGCCGGATTGGGAAAGAAGGCTTAAGAAGATAAGAACGACCCGACGGCAAACAGCACGTCTGCATGTAACAGAGAACAGCACACCTTAGCAGAAATATCAGATCTGACAACTGTCCAATCGTTTTCAAACCAAGTTTCTGACAGGCAACTCTTTGGCAATAAACGTGAAAGAACTAATGCAAAGAAAGAAGGCCACCACTATAAGTGTCAAGATGTGGCTTTCTACAATGAACACGCAGGATAATGACTATTTCCAGGCTAGTCTTATCCAATCCAAGATACAGGattaaaagacaaataaagCTCCTTCAGCACATAGACTTCCTTACAGATAGCAGAGCTTTAGCAGTATTTAGACTAATTGAGAGGAGCAGGTCATTTAGCTGCTGTCAGCACTAATGTTATATGTCTTTGATAACAGGGGACATTTCATTTTGCTATCCAATTCAGGAAACTGATGAGTGTCCAGACTTTGCAAAAACCTCTAGAGGAAATGGAACTGAAGTCGCTACACTGAGCTCCTTGCACATTACAATCTTTAATCCAGCAGGCGACTTGATTTCATGCATTAGGAGTTCTCCATTTCTGAGGCACTATGAAATTCTCAATAACATGAACAGTTATAGGATAAACAATAATGTGACAGATGCTTCACATTTGCGGTGAAGAGACAAGTGTGAagtgaataaaacaaatttgcATGAACAAATAGCAACAAAACTGGTTGGCAGGATCAAGAGAACAGCAAATAGgccaaataatttaaattagtacacacacacacacacacacacacacacacacacacacacacacacacacacacacatatttacatatacacatacatatatatatatatatatatatatacatacacacacacacacatatatatatatatatacatacacacacacacacacacacacacacacacacacacacacacacacacacacacacacacacacacacacacacacacacacacacacacacttaaccagaCCTGCTGTATCCATAATTAAATCTGCTTTTAAAAGCATTATACTAAATTCAGCTTTTTAATCCTCAGTACAAAGACAGACACCGGGACATCAGAGGCAGCATCCTGTCCTTCAGCTTTGTTTCAGTCAGAACATCTTAAGCCCATGACACACTCACAGCTTCCCAACGATTAGACCGACTCAATCCAATTATCACATAAGACGTTCCATTTTACACCCCGTCCTTATTGACTCAGGTAACAGCTCCTGGCTCCCAGTGTTGACTGTGCAACCTCTGACAGAGTTGCCAAAGAACAGCAAAATAGTTTCACTGAACAACTGTTTTATATTCAACAGCTCTAACCTTGTCTTAAGCATCCACTACAATCCTATACATATGATTTAACTACAGTACAAAGACTGCAAGCGGTTCTCAGTATACAGAGATTGATGGCAGTCCAGCctaaaaatattacttattgTGTTTTAGAAATAATATTCCATAAAGTGTCATACTGACTAATGATCACAATCTGACCGGATTTCTCAGCAAACCGTAATATAACCTTaaggctattttttttttttttcgctcacAGATACAGTCAAGAATTCATCTATCATATAATGATAACCTATGCATATTCTATATGCATATTATGCATATAAGCCCACATCTGTGAACAGAGACATTTATATTGTGCAAATGCTTTCTCAAGCTCATGCTGCATATTTCTAACAGCATCACTTACACCCAAACACATCCGTGCACTGCCCGTTTGAGGTCAACTTCACTATGAATCAGGCCAACTGATCCATATTTTTGAGCTAGTTATTTGCAGATCTTGTGAAGTAGACACGGCAGAGAAGGCCATTAGCAGCCCTGTGAAACTGGGAAGAGGTGATGAATCTGTGAAATGCTGGACTACGCGAGCAGCGATTGGGctgttaactttttttttttaagccgaGTCAGACAGCATACACATCAAAGGCAGCGTACTTCAATAGAACACGAAGTCATGAAAACAACActgaaaaatttgttttttttccatacttTCACTAATATTTTTAAACAGCACTGATTAAATCGAAAACCCTAAACAATGATGAGCAAACTCAGACATGCAAACACAAAAGCAGACTTTAAactgctttaaataaaattgcacaaaaaaagCCATCAGAACTAAAAAGGACAATTTAGAAAATCAATTCTTATATTCCTCAATTTGAAGTTTTCTGTGGTTTAATAGCATGTCCAAGTCAATTACCTAGCTCGGAAATGGGCTCAAGGATGAGCTGATAGAATTGCATTAATCTTGGTTTGCTTTTAGCACCTTGTGTTTTGCAACTATGACCTGTGCCGTAATCGAATCTCCCTCATACATTTTCTCTTACAAAACTGGGAAACGTTCCATGAATTGACAAACTGCAATGGGTCTGGTCTACTGTTTTTCTTTGGACAACCTCTTGCTATTATTTTCCACAGCAAAAATCTATAGACTATGAACCTTATATACCATGCTTGCATCAgcatatacaatacaatacaatatttacTAAAGCACAATGC harbors:
- the march8 gene encoding E3 ubiquitin-protein ligase MARCH8 isoform X6, which encodes MNMPLHQISVIPRDVTSSRGSGSCGKAKDKDRDKQNEKPLGHSASRSSNISKAGSPTSVNTPIGFPRTSVTPSNQDICRICHCEGDEDSPLITPCHCTGSLRFVHQACLQQWIKSSDTRCCELCKFEFIMETKLKPLRKWEKLQMTASERRKIMCSVTFHVIAITCVVWSLYVLIDRTAEEIKQGILEWPFWTKLVVVAIGFTGGLVFMYVQCKVYIQLWRRLKAYNRVIYVQNRPETYKKNIFEKPLLMEPNLENKEGFGPAQSDTNSSQYTETEDYSMEILHM